A stretch of Pseudomonadota bacterium DNA encodes these proteins:
- a CDS encoding putative lipase codes for MIPRAEVVILVHGLFMTGWDMTVLRRRLLGIGFSTHQFSYPSTRFEPLRNAQDLKNFTDGIDAPVIHFVAHSLGGLVVRHFFHESPPRRPGRIVTLATPHQGSRAAAKLALTGCGRAVLRKSLEQGLLGDLPPWNGQHEIGAIAGSASIGLGRLFAEIAKPNDGTVAVSEALLPNATDNVVLPVAHFGMLLSRCVAEEIGFFLRHGRFIHAA; via the coding sequence ATGATCCCGCGAGCGGAAGTGGTGATTTTAGTGCACGGTCTTTTCATGACCGGCTGGGATATGACTGTCTTGCGGCGGCGCTTGCTTGGAATCGGTTTTAGTACCCACCAATTTTCCTACCCGAGCACGCGCTTCGAGCCGCTACGCAACGCCCAAGACCTGAAAAACTTCACGGACGGCATCGACGCACCGGTGATCCACTTCGTCGCGCATAGCCTGGGCGGACTGGTAGTGCGTCATTTCTTCCATGAGTCCCCGCCACGACGTCCCGGCCGCATCGTCACGCTGGCCACTCCTCATCAGGGGAGCCGCGCGGCGGCAAAGCTGGCGTTGACAGGCTGCGGCCGTGCAGTATTGAGGAAAAGTCTAGAGCAGGGTCTGCTTGGAGATCTACCGCCTTGGAACGGTCAACATGAGATCGGTGCCATTGCGGGGAGCGCTAGCATCGGGTTGGGACGGCTGTTTGCGGAGATCGCTAAACCCAATGATGGCACGGTGGCAGTGAGCGAAGCTCTATTACCGAATGCAACGGATAACGTCGTGTTACCGGTGGCACATTTCGGCATGCTATTGTCACGCTGCGTAGCGGAGGAGATCGGCTTTTTTTTGCGGCACGGCCGGTTTATACACGCGGCGTGA